One Telluria mixta DNA window includes the following coding sequences:
- a CDS encoding manganese catalase family protein → MFAHNKRLQYTVRVSEPNPGLANLMLEQFGGPQGELAAAMRYFTQAVSEDDPGRKDMLFDIATEELSHLEVIGHIVAMLNKGAKGDLAEAVDSEADLYKKIQGAGNDSHVTQVLYGAGTPLVNSAGVPWTAAYIDTIGEPTADLRSNIAAEARAKIVYERLIALTDDPGVKEALGFLMTREIAHQKSFEKALYSIQPNFPSGKMPGDPRFANTYFNMSQGPGEMRGSWNQGENWDFVTDREKQMAVDGGTGEAEVRLPAKEVDLLKQMAERTMSDPNVDPQTGAELGMGNQTLADGMTVQPGTQPSPGAPKLH, encoded by the coding sequence ATGTTTGCACATAACAAACGCCTGCAGTACACCGTGCGTGTCAGTGAACCGAACCCGGGGCTGGCCAACCTGATGCTCGAACAGTTCGGCGGGCCGCAGGGCGAGCTGGCCGCAGCCATGCGTTACTTCACGCAGGCGGTCAGCGAGGACGATCCGGGCCGCAAGGACATGCTGTTCGACATCGCGACGGAAGAACTGAGCCACCTCGAGGTGATCGGCCACATCGTCGCCATGCTCAACAAGGGCGCCAAGGGCGACCTGGCCGAAGCCGTCGACAGCGAAGCCGATCTGTACAAGAAGATCCAGGGTGCGGGCAACGACAGCCACGTGACCCAGGTGCTGTACGGCGCCGGCACGCCGCTGGTCAATTCGGCGGGCGTGCCGTGGACGGCTGCGTACATCGACACGATTGGCGAGCCGACGGCCGACCTCCGCTCCAACATCGCCGCCGAGGCGCGCGCCAAGATCGTCTACGAGCGCCTGATCGCGCTGACCGACGACCCGGGCGTGAAAGAGGCGCTGGGCTTCCTCATGACGCGCGAGATCGCGCACCAGAAGTCGTTCGAGAAGGCGCTGTACTCGATCCAGCCGAACTTCCCGTCCGGGAAGATGCCGGGCGACCCGCGCTTCGCCAACACCTACTTCAACATGTCGCAGGGTCCGGGCGAGATGCGCGGCTCCTGGAACCAGGGCGAGAACTGGGACTTCGTCACGGACCGCGAGAAGCAGATGGCCGTCGACGGCGGCACGGGCGAGGCCGAAGTCAGGCTGCCGGCGAAGGAAGTCGACCTGCTCAAGCAGATGGCCGAGCGCACGATGTCCGACCCGAACGTCGATCCGCAGACAGGTGCGGAGCTGGGCATGGGTAACCAGACGCTGGCTGACGGCATGACCGTGCAGCCGGGTACGCAGCCGAGCCCGGGGGCGCCGAAGCTTCACTGA
- a CDS encoding ZIP family metal transporter — MAGAALLLVLDRCISTDGILAHDDPRTAHSLKRAWMFVWAVALHNLPEGLAIGVAYAGVDVDKANSLATGISIQDVPEGLVVALALRTVGYGRGLSAALGVASGLIEPVAAVAGAVLIGISAGLLPFALAAAAGAMLFVIVNDVVPEAQQNGNGTWASVALVGGFILMTVLDTALG; from the coding sequence ATGGCCGGCGCGGCGCTGCTGCTCGTCCTCGACCGCTGCATTTCCACCGACGGGATCCTCGCCCACGACGATCCACGCACAGCCCACTCCCTCAAGCGCGCCTGGATGTTCGTATGGGCCGTCGCACTTCACAACCTGCCGGAAGGTCTCGCGATTGGCGTCGCGTATGCAGGCGTCGACGTCGACAAGGCCAATTCGCTCGCGACCGGCATCTCGATCCAGGACGTGCCGGAAGGTCTCGTTGTCGCGCTGGCCCTGCGCACCGTCGGCTATGGACGGGGCCTGTCGGCGGCGCTGGGCGTCGCGTCCGGACTGATCGAACCGGTGGCCGCCGTCGCGGGCGCCGTCCTGATCGGCATCTCCGCCGGCCTGCTGCCGTTCGCGCTGGCCGCCGCGGCGGGCGCGATGCTGTTCGTGATCGTCAACGACGTCGTGCCGGAAGCGCAGCAGAACGGCAACGGCACCTGGGCCAGCGTGGCCCTCGTCGGCGGCTTCATCCTCATGACGGTGCTCGACACGGCGCTCGGCTGA
- a CDS encoding family 43 glycosylhydrolase, whose translation MFKKLLAACCLALGCASAGAIDLLGVQNAHDPGTITKDGDTYFNFTTGTGIWYSTSKDLKTWAAGPAPVFATPPAWVTQKIPNFSGSYWAPDVIQMNGYYYLYYSVSSFGTSSSAIGVARSLSLKNPSWQDLGIVVQSYGGSAEINAIDPALFRDHDGKVYLSYGSFFGGIGLAEIDQSTGKLAGSVTTIWGGGGKDIEAPYITRDGGYYYLFVNRGSCCHGADSTYYVEVQRATNIRGPYSGTRTILPVTDGKYRGPGHIADLRQDGCHFVSTHYYDLTDNGNAKLDIQRMTYSAGWPVLTRNFTDFAGCGGISDGVYAFKSRLSGKVTGVAGASTADGALVQQATDTNARHQQWYVIGHGDGYYSVINANSLRSLDDYNNSTTAGTNIAQWGYWAGQGQQWRFASPAAGYYTVANQLSGMVLDVQNKSTADGAQIIQYPSNGGTNQQWSLIRK comes from the coding sequence ATGTTCAAGAAGCTGCTGGCAGCGTGCTGCCTCGCGCTCGGCTGCGCCTCGGCCGGGGCCATCGACCTGCTGGGCGTGCAGAACGCCCACGACCCGGGCACCATCACCAAGGACGGCGACACGTACTTCAACTTCACGACCGGCACCGGCATCTGGTACTCCACGTCGAAGGACCTCAAGACGTGGGCGGCGGGCCCGGCGCCCGTGTTCGCGACCCCGCCGGCCTGGGTCACGCAAAAGATCCCGAATTTCTCCGGCTCGTACTGGGCGCCGGACGTGATCCAGATGAACGGCTATTACTACCTGTACTACTCGGTGTCGTCGTTCGGCACGTCGTCGTCCGCGATCGGCGTGGCGCGCAGTCTCTCCTTGAAGAACCCGAGCTGGCAAGACCTCGGCATCGTCGTGCAATCGTATGGCGGCAGCGCGGAGATCAATGCCATCGACCCCGCGCTGTTCCGCGACCACGACGGCAAGGTCTACCTGAGCTACGGCTCGTTCTTCGGCGGCATCGGACTGGCCGAGATCGACCAGTCCACCGGCAAGCTGGCCGGCAGCGTGACGACGATCTGGGGCGGCGGCGGCAAGGACATCGAGGCGCCGTACATCACGCGCGACGGCGGCTATTATTACCTGTTCGTGAACCGCGGCAGCTGCTGCCACGGCGCCGATTCCACCTATTACGTCGAAGTGCAGCGCGCGACGAACATCCGGGGCCCGTACTCCGGCACGCGTACGATCCTCCCGGTCACCGACGGCAAGTACCGGGGCCCCGGCCACATCGCGGACCTGCGCCAGGACGGCTGCCATTTCGTCTCCACGCACTACTACGACCTGACCGACAACGGCAACGCGAAGCTGGACATCCAGCGCATGACGTACAGTGCCGGCTGGCCGGTCCTGACCCGCAACTTCACGGACTTCGCGGGCTGCGGCGGCATCAGCGACGGCGTCTACGCGTTCAAGTCGCGCCTGTCGGGCAAGGTAACGGGCGTGGCGGGTGCGTCGACCGCGGACGGCGCCCTCGTGCAGCAGGCGACGGACACGAACGCGCGCCACCAGCAGTGGTACGTGATCGGCCACGGCGACGGGTACTACAGCGTCATCAACGCCAACAGCCTGCGGAGCCTGGACGACTACAATAACTCCACGACGGCCGGCACGAATATCGCCCAGTGGGGCTACTGGGCGGGGCAGGGACAGCAATGGCGCTTCGCCAGCCCGGCAGCCGGCTACTATACGGTCGCGAACCAGCTCTCCGGCATGGTGCTGGACGTGCAGAACAAGAGCACGGCCGATGGCGCGCAGATCATCCAGTATCCGTCCAACGGCGGCACCAACCAGCAGTGGTCGCTGATCCGAAAATAG